From the genome of Camarhynchus parvulus chromosome 4, STF_HiC, whole genome shotgun sequence:
GCTTCTAAGTAGCTATCCTAACCATCCcaccccctctgctcccctgaaggagttttggacgcAAAAAAGCAACACTGCTTTCTAGGaactctttttgctttttggtgGCTCACGACTAGTCACTGAAAATGTGAATACAgcctttatttgtttttattttgatacCTAACCACCTGAACAGAGCATGGCTGAAACGCTATTTTtaagtacacacacacacatacagataTACACATGTATACATAtccatgtacacacacacacacgcacacacagacacatatatatgtctatatgtgtgaatatatatgtatatatatgtatacaggGGTTTATGTGTATAGTTATAacttataaatatgtatttatatatatatataccagAGGCAGATATTGGCTAAGAATTCCCTTACCCCCAGCGATGCCGTCTGATCTCTCAGGAAGGTGCCAAGAGCTGAGCGATCTGTTCAGCACGGCTTGTTTGACGCGGAGAAGGGAGCACGGTGCCCCTGCCCAAAGCCACCTCTGCCCGCGGCGCTGGAGGTCAACAGTGCCCCGCAAAGATCCGGGCTCCAAAACCTGCGGCCCTTAAAAGCAAAGAGGAGCAGAGGTTAGGGGTGCGAGCGATAAAGCCTGCCTTTCATTTCGCTTCTATTTTACGACACATCGAGGCAGCGAAGGGAGAGCGAGGGGAGACATCAAACACGGGCAGGGTAATTGCATTCACATTGTGGagccgctccgctccgctccgtGCGGGAGGCGGCCGGGCAGCGGGGGCACTGCTGGCCCGCCAGCACCGTGACTAGCTGGAGGCTCTTGTCACACTCACATACGCGTTTTCGGCCCCAAATATAGCCATTCTGCTAATTCTGCTAATTCTCCACCGAGCccggccccaaatccccacttCTGTCCGCCCTCTGCGCGGCAGCCGCTGTCGAGCTCAGGAGCCGTCGGAGATGGTGGTGGGGGGATACCCCACGGGTACCCCTACGCCATGCGGGCAGTTGTGAGCACGAACCACTGCTGGAAGCCAGGATTGTTCATCCCAGGCCAGTGGTGGGCACGAAACACTGCTGGAAGCCAGGATTGTTCATCCCAGGCCAGTGGTGGGCACGAACCACTGCTGGAAGCCAGGGTTGTTCAGCCGAAGAGATCCCACTGGCAGCAGGGTCGGGGCCGCAGCCCGCGGCCGTCCCGCACGGAGCGGAGCTGCGCTGGACATGGAAGTCTCCGACGCCTCGGAGAAAAACACCTGGGAAAGAAACAGAGCCAAGCATGGGAAAAATAAGAGCCCTCAACACCTCTAGTCTAAACCCGGTCTCAAAGCCAACTCTGTAGAAAACACGTGGTTCTTTCTGCCTCCTGACCCGCCGGAGGCACCAGGACCTGCACAGGGAAAGTCCCTCCATTCTCCcgcctgcaaaaaaaaaaaaaaaaagaagaagattCACTGTGCCGCAAAGAGATGGCCGAGGAAGAGAAggcagtggggaaggagaggtTTCGCTTCGCCGTGGCCGCGCTGAACCCCGCGGGGACggcccgggagcggcggcgccgTCCCTGCCCGgagcggggacagcccgggTGATGGCAAAGCCCTCGGCACAAGGGGAGCCCTCCGCCCCCGCTGCCTCCCGGTAGGTGACTCCGAAAGGCGTAAGGACAGCGGCCAAGGATGCCTTTCAAACGTTAAACTAAGAAAATACCGTCATTGCgtgatttttctgcttcctaCCCTGATGGACGGCTGCGGGAGACACACGTCCTTTTTATTCTCATAATCATATTAAGCAGTAAGGATAGGGAGCCTGAAATGTTAGTAATGTCACTATAGCAATGCAAGAAGTGTGTAAACATAATTGCgagcttaaaaaaaccctgtaaacACAGACATGCATACAAGTGTTGCATTTGCAGGTATAGAATTATACTCATCCTGATTTTGTGTTTCAGGAGCGCATCTGAGTATACGTGATTTTCACAAGCACAGTTCAGCATTATTGCACACCAAACAGTAATATGTTATACCAAGGAAATATGAAGGGGGGTGGGGAAAGCAAGAGCAAATTTAATCGTGGTGGTTTTATTAAACTATTTATAagtggaaagcagaaaatattacataaaTTGCATGATCACACTGTAGGGACACTTTATAAAAAAATGGGTATGGGACACAAGCATATCTTTTATAGATGCGCAGATTGCATATACTATGTACAGAAGCAATCACGGgccacatttttctctttattccgGAAAGCACACATATATTTTCTGAGTCTGGCAGTCAGATAGAGTTCACGGTTTATGAATGCCTAGGAACTATCGGCCAAATCCTTATTTCCTATGCAGGAACAAGCAAAATGTGCAAAGCATAAAAGCCATAATATTTATTAACGTGACTTCTGTGCAACAAGTGACAAATGCTCTGTCGCCCGGTTTACAATTCACTAGACTGCCTTCAGTCTCTGCCCAAGTAAGagaattcccacttttccagaGTTCATTTCAGAGCTCGGACTGTTTGCATCTTTCTGGAGCCGTTGGAAGGAGAATTATTCCCTTAtcttaattttttgggggggggattgttttcattttttttaatatgttcttTCAAAAATAGGCCCTGACCTCAAAGGTCCCCAGTGTCGCTCCGGGAAAGGAGCGAGACCGCTCCGTGGCGGGGAGGCCGGCTCGGCTCCCGGCTGCCCCGCCGGACACTCCCGCTGGGCACCACCGGTGCCCCCGCTCCACGGCGGGAGGGGGAGGCGGGGCCTGGGAAGGGGAACTTGTCCAGGAGCACCGCAAAGGGGAACGAGGAGGGATCCTCCggcagaggaggagaggctTGACCAGCAGATGCACATCGCAGGGGCATCTCTGTACTTACCCAAAGCTCCACGGGTCTCCGACGTGCGCTCTGGACCGAGTTGCCCCTCCACTAATCTGGCTCGCCTGGTCCCAAGGGAAAAGGCAGAGGGCGACCCTCCTGCTCCGGCGCCCCGCAGCCAGGGGCACTTTGGCGGCGTTGCCGGGGTCCATGTCCCAAAGCTGGCTCCAGAGGCTGGGAAaaaggggcagggggaggaggacTTTAGAGCTTCCCACGAAATGGTATGACAGTAAGATAATGATAAAAAAGTCGGGCTGAGGAGGGGTAACGCCAGGAACCACGGGCCGGGTCCTGGAGGGGGCAGCGCATCGCCTCTGCCTCCCCGCCAGGGAGTCCCGGACGGGTCTTCTCCCATGAGCGGGGCTGGGTGTCTTTCTAAATAAACTACACAGACACCGTACGGACATCCATAAAATATATCTGTATAggtatatacacatatataagGTAAGCAAAACAGACTTCGGGAGACCCCTCGGAGGAGAGTCCTCTCCCCTCCCTAGAACGCACCGTCACCTCCACCAGCAGGACACCCACTGCCTGCTCACGGCAGCGGCCGCCCCTCCGCCACTCTCCCAAAACCGACTCCAACGCCTCATCCGGGGGGCTCCGGGCTCAGGAGAACCTCACCGCTCCGCCGACagcccgcggcggcggcggccgggcccgcgggGCTGGAGCCGGCTCTCCGGGCGGCGGAGGGCGCATCTCCTCCGTGCATCGCCGCCGCCACATGAAAGCGCTCGGCGGGGGGTGGGCGGGgggttattattattaatggtATTAATGATATTAATATAAGCGCGATGTCCGCGGCGCCGATTGGCTGTCGGGGCTGCCCGCTGAGCCCGCTGCAGCCAATGGAAGGCCCAGGATGTGGAGCGGCCAAGCCCCCCCGGCTGCGGCCCGTgtgccggggccgccgccgccgcccccccgcgCCGGGATTTGCTCCCTAATTGACCTAAATAAGGAGCTCGTGAACGGCGGCCCCAGGGCGGCGCGCActcacagggacacacagacacacagacacacacgcggacacacagacacacacgcACACGCCCGGCAGCGCCCGGCGCCCGCCGCTTTCCCCGCGCAGATCCCATTCGGCGCGGCGCTCCGCCCACGGCAGGATCCCCCGCTCCTGCCCGCCGTTTAACTCgcatgacatttttatttcGTTATTAGCGTTTTCGCGCAGAATCTGGCGCCTCCGATGGGCTGTCgggctgcctttttttttttttccttccccgttcccttcccctcctccccctcccccctcccctcctaGCTTGCAGGAAATGATGGCAAACCGCGATCTGAAATGATTACTCcggaaaaaaaagcttttatacCAGGAGAGCATCCACGGGGCTAGGCAGAGGCGAGAGGCGGCCGCGGGGCAGCGGGGAGCCGAGCAGCCAGCCGCCGGCGGAGCCGGGACCCCCTCCCGTACTTCTCTCCGACGATGCCGGACGAAGCCACGGAAAACGCCGGCTCCACCTCCGCCCGCGTCTCGTCCTTCTTCATCGAGGACCTGCTGGGCACCGAGGGCACGGCGGGCagcggggcgcggcgggcggcggcggcggcgggcggcgggcgcggggggccgCGCTGCGGGCCGCCCTCCCCGCTGCGCATCGGCGCCCCGGGCTGCCCGCTCCGCGACGCCGCCGTGGGCTGGTACCGCCGGGCGCACGCCGCCTTCCTGGGCTGCGCCAGCCCCGACAGTAAGTCGCCTCTCCCCACCCTTCaccgccgggcccggccggggatggggatggggctggggctgggggtgttccTGCTCCCCCCGGGGTGGGGGGTCCGGGTCCCGGAGCAGGCCGAGGGGGATGCACGGAgtgcccccgcagcccccgccctGCCTGCCCGTTTTCGGCCGCTCGGGGCAAATCTCCGGAAATGCTCCCTGTGTGTCAGGCACCTGGAGCCTCCGCCCCGCCGCCCTAAGTGTAAACAGGGATTCTTGGCttgcttggggatttttttttctttccctttccctccccccatctcttcttctttctctattttctctccttttattttttaaatattttttaagaggcagatttggcttttttttttttttttttttttgactccCCATCAAGCCGGAAAGCTGGGAGCACCGTCCCCCAGCAGCGCAGTGGAGACTTTGGGAAGCcgggggagcagctgggctcgGTCCCGGCCTCcccttcctgcagagccagccccgcTGCAGCGCGGCCTCTCGCTGCAGGCATCCCAATGGAGAGGGTGTTGGAGCAGAAGCCGGGGCTCGGGGCAGAAATTAACATATGACAGAGTGAATGAGCTGACATTAGTGGTTATTTTCTATCTCCTGATAGAAAAAACATTACGCCTCGGCGCATCTCTGTGACCCTATACGAGCCTGCAGAAATCTCATGATTGCTCAATAAGGAAAAGAGGCGTGATTTGTAATCCAAATAGTTTCTTTTTACATTAATggaattattaatattttgaatttctctCAGAAGTACATATAGAGAATCAAAGTACTCCAGAAACaactgggctttttttttttttttaattctggtttTCCTCTATTCTATAAAGagtaggaaatatttttcccctttaaaattGTAATTGGAATGCACAGTGTTGGAGACTTCATGGAGGTATGTCCCAATACTAGAATAGTTGTCCCCATCTATTAGCTTTTTGAAGTCCAGAATaatgtgaattatttcttttttgcacACGGACGCACTATTATGTTTACTCCTCTGACACAATATACTTACTCACAAATGTACTTTTAAGTATGtatacgtgtgtgtgtgtgtaaatacaGACGTGTGTATATAAATAAGAGGTCACGGGTATTCCTGCGTGTACATACACATATAAAAATTACAAACGTACTTTTGTGCATATCCACGTGTATGTTTACACACACGGGTGCGTTTTATGATTTGGAAACAGCCCATGTGCGTGTTATGTGCATACACAGGAGTGCGTTTATGTGTGTGCACACGCATACGCAGAACCATGAGCATGTCCGTAGATcagtgtatttatatatataaaatacaggGCTTGTGTTTCCATATAAGCACGCGTGCCTATGTGCGTGTACACTCAGAAATATTTGGGAGTTTATCGGAGAAGGCAGAGCAGCGGCAGGAGCCTTTACTCGGGCCCCTCTCTGCCCGGCCTTGCTCTGGTTTCCCCTCCCGGTGAGCAGGGCGCGGGGCGGGCTGAGCGatgcccctgctccctccatccctgcagcccccctcTGCCTCTCATTGCAGCCAGCGACCGGGACTCGCCGGAGCTGCCCGAGGAGCCGGCggagcgggcgggcggcggcgggcgggcggcgggcagagccgcggcgggcgggcggcccggcccgggcggccgcgaggaggaggaggagcgcGGCGAGGAGCCGGGAGAGCCGGAGCAGCGCAACGCCGGCCGCAAGAAGAAGACGCGCACGGTGTTCAGCCGCAGCCAGGTGTTCCAGCTGGAGTCCACCTTCGATGTGAAGCGCTACCTGAGCAGCTCCGAGCGGGCCGGGCTGGCCGCCTCGCTGCACCTCACCGAGACCCAGGTGAAGATCTGGTTCCAGAACCGCCGCAACAAGTGGAAGCGGCAGCTGGCCGCAGACCTGGAAGCGGCCAACCTCTCCCACGCCGCCCAAAGGATAGTGCGGGTCCCCATTTTGTACCACGAGAACTCGCCGGCGAGCGCCTTGGGCTTCACCCTGCCGCACATGTCGCCCCCCTTGGTGGGCTTCTCCAGCGGCGTCAGCTACCCCCTGGGCACCTTCCCCGCCGCCTCCCTCCCTTTCCTACGGTCGCAGATGACAGGACTCGTCTGAGCGCCCACCTCTGCCGGGACAGCGGCCCCCGAGCCCCCTCCCTCGGCTTCCAGCTCCACCCCCCTTCCTCCACggactttttattttcaacttaCACGTTTcttgattttctgcttttttgatttttttttaaacgtGCAATAAACTTACTCTTGGGGTTAACTCGGAGCGTCCGAGTTACGGAGGGAGCCGAAGGGACTTGCAAGACCCCAGCCATGCACAGGGATCAGGTCGGCGGGGCTCTCACCGCCGCGCATCCAAAGAAAATCCAGCCCCGCGGCAGCGGCAAAACCCTCACGGCCGGCTCGGCCCGGGGCTGACGCAGAGCGGAGTTTTCCGGGGGGAAGCAGACTCCCCCGAGCCTTCCTCCTGCACCCCGCGGAGCTGCCGAGCGTGACACGAATGTACGGAACAGCTCGGCCGAGCCCCGGGGCCCCGCCGCGGCCGAGAGACTTCCCCGGCACCTCGGGGCCCGGGCCAGCGCTCCTGCCGGGGAAACCTTTCAGCCTCCCCGCTGCCCCAGCAGCTTTCCGTGCAGAGCGAGGGACCCTGCTGATCGCAGCGGCTTCTCCAGGGCCCTTTGTTTCAGCCACTTAATCCGTACATATCCCCCTCCCGTTACTCTCATTTCCATACTGCCGACACCCAAGCATGTGCTGGTGCCCCCGGTCCTTCTCGATGCAGAAGTTTTGATTTGAAACAACTTAAAGGCAAAGTGTTGGAAAGAAATCGCCCTGCTGAAATCCGAGCTGTGAGgatttggtttctttgttttcgTTTTATTTCCCTGGCAAATTACCGGCCAAAATACACTGGTTTatgtacacacatatatatgtaattcTACATGCTGTATTTTACAAGTGGTTTTGCCGGTTTTTTTTAGTCTCCTGGAGAGGTTGAGGAAAGCTCACCTCGACTTGTCCGTCTCTTACGGGATCGGTTTGTGTAATCGATTAATAATTCACTggcaattaaaaagaaaggagagaaaaagaatcaGATGGGAACAGACTGGGGAGCTGTATATCTGATTATGCCAGCGAACCTGTAACGTGATATTATATGAAGTATTATGCATGCCAagttattgtttttctttaataactGTTTTGTTTCCCCCCTCCTACCCACTCCTGAAATGAATTGCAGGACTATCATTATTTCTAAaagtttgaatttcttttttcaaatattgaGGGGGAAATGACCTTATAAAACTCGGCCTTGGTGGAAAGTCAAGCTTTGATCGTACGTTCCAGGGCATAATCAGCTGCAATTGAACCAACCAGCTCGGAGCACTCGGTGTCCCTGCAGGCAAGGCCAGGTCCTGGATCTGCTGGGGAATGTGCATGCGGACCTGTCTCCTGTGAGGAAGGGCGATTTAATTCTTACTCTTTCCTACGCTTTTCATTATAATTGGAGCAATCTTTTTCTGGTTATGAAATCGATCAACAAGATGTGGTGGAGCTTCAGCTTTGATACAATACCCTAGAAGAAGGGTCAGGGGTGGATTATAACCTCGACACAATTTTGGACTTTCCCcagccttttttttattttcttcttttctttttttttttttttttttttttattattttattttttttttttttttttttttttttttttcccctctgctttgACCTGAAATATGGCTCTGAGCACTAGCCTGCACAGTTGAAGTCAGGATGTTGCAAGCCTCAAAACCAGTCGAGAATTGCATATATATGTAtccatataaatatatttatgggCTCCTGAGAAAAGTACTAAATTGCTGGGATACTGGTTTCGAAGTAAGCCCTGTTTCTGgaagctgttttcttttgaaatttttctttttgttctgttttgttttctttttttctttttttttttttttcctttttttttttttttttttttttttttttccaactgatGCTGATCTCACCCAGAAATCTCCGGACATATTCGCCAGCCGTTTTCTTGGCATATCCGTCAAACAGCCGAATTTGAGATGAACATTTCTAAAGCCTGGTCCCCGAGCGGTGTAAGAAGGACCGGGCAGAGGCGAAGTTGGGGACGTCACTGCCCCGGCCGCGGGAAAAGCGGCCGGGCTGGACTTCAGCTTTTCATGCCAGAGGAGGTGACTTGGGGCGATGTTTCTTCCTCAGGGTGCAAGCACTTGATTTTGATGCCGTTCAaagcctggctgcccctggaagaGAGCggctaaaatattttcccatcaTATCCAGCTCCCCAGATCTCCCAGTGTTACCTACTGGAGTAAAATCCTGACTCACTACAGTCATATCAGAGTAGATTGTAATCCAACGAGAAATTTAACATGCCTGCCACTCTCCACATGCCTTTTCTTTGGAGTAACATATGAGATTATTATACTTCTGATTCTACTAAATATTCTTTCCTTGAAGTTAAGGAACTGGCAGGGCTAAACGATCAATcggatttttaaaatgtgttttgacattagtatgtttgttttttaaagatgtgCTGATTATAtcaataaacagatttttttcatacacTGTATTTGTAACTTATGATCAtggtaaaatattaaaaggtgCAAGACGTGAAGTCATCTAAGAAAAAGTGCTTACTTATGCCTTATTCTGTACGTGCAGAAAATGATTTATAGTGGCTTATTAAAAGTATGTGCTGAAAGTAGGAACATCTACACCTCAGGTTTCTTTACCTCGTAGCTTTTGTAATTTTACTTTTCCCTGTATCTGATGGCAAGAAATTTCTGCTGGGTGCAGAGAAACACCTCGCACCAGATGCAGCCCCTGAGGTATGTGCATTGACTATTTCAAAATAGGTAAAACCCCCACACCCGAACACCCAAGCCCATCCCTCAAATCAGGACAGCAAATTCCTCACAGTTTTCTTCCTTGTGTGtacttttttattaaacaaataaaaaagataagAGTCACACGCTTTGTGCTGTTCCTGCAAACAGAAAGCTCTAAGAAAAATGTTGATGG
Proteins encoded in this window:
- the LOC115903609 gene encoding homeobox protein HMX1, with the translated sequence MPDEATENAGSTSARVSSFFIEDLLGTEGTAGSGARRAAAAAGGGRGGPRCGPPSPLRIGAPGCPLRDAAVGWYRRAHAAFLGCASPDTSDRDSPELPEEPAERAGGGGRAAGRAAAGGRPGPGGREEEEERGEEPGEPEQRNAGRKKKTRTVFSRSQVFQLESTFDVKRYLSSSERAGLAASLHLTETQVKIWFQNRRNKWKRQLAADLEAANLSHAAQRIVRVPILYHENSPASALGFTLPHMSPPLVGFSSGVSYPLGTFPAASLPFLRSQMTGLV